From Romeriopsis navalis LEGE 11480:
CTGATTCGTAATGTAGCGGCGCATCTTGCCCAGTGGCCGGGTGGTGTCAGTCCCCCAAATTTTGTGCAGTAAGACCACCTCAGCCGTCATCGTCACATTCGACTCCAGGACCGCCCACCAGTAGCCTTGGTCATTTTGCTGTGACAGAAGATAGTCCTGACTGGCCTGAATCGCCTGGGAAACCGTGCGAGGGGGAGAATCCAGCGTTTGCATGGGGAGTGCGCCTACCGAGAAATTACGAGGGGAAATCACAAAACGTTACAATTCTACCGAATTCCCGCCCCCAAGCGGAAAACTGATTGTGCCCCATGGCCCATCTGAGCGAGCTGGACGCCGGACGCCCGGCAAATCAGAATTTTCTATGGCAGTTTTTGCAAATTTCCGCAACTCCCGCCATACTCTAAGTGAATTGCGCTTTTTGGCCCGCATCACCCCGTCTAGACTCATGGCAGACAAACCCGCAGAAACCACGCCCACAGCGGAAAAACCCGCGCCTGTGATCATCCCCAATACGGTACCCGCAGTGGAGTTATTGCTGATTGGGGGCTTCGCCGTTATGGTGCTGAACTACCTTATGGGCTGGGGATTATTTGGCAGCGATCGCACCACTTCCCGACCCGCGATCGTCATCCAACCCCAACGCCCGAGCCAACCGACCACACAATCACCCGTTAGTCCGCCCGCTGCAACGCCCCAAACTTCCCCAGCGACAGCCCCCCAAGTCAGTACGGGCGATGCGGCTGGCACCCATCGCGTCTTATGTTCATCGGGCAACCAGGGCTTAAACTTCCGGCCATCGGCAGGGTTCAGTACACCGCTTTTTGCTATTCCCTGCGGCAAATTGGTCACAGTCACAGGCAATCCCGTGACTGTGCAAAATGAAACCTGGTCACCGATTACCTATGCCAATCGCCAAGGTTGGTCGGCCACCAAGCTCTTGCAACCCAGGCGTTAGGACACCAATGCCGCTACCGACTGGAGCTTCTCCGTTAGGGCCTCGGCCGCAGCGGCGCAGGCCACTTCTAACTGTTCGACCAGGGGCGGGACGGGCGCCAGATTCCCCAGGGTTCCCAGATTTTCTAGCTCGCGGCAGAGATCCGATACCGGAATCGCCCCCATCGAAGCACTAATACTCTTTAAGGTATGCGCCGCACAGTGCAACATCTCGGCATTGCCCTCAATTTGACCCTGCTGAATCGACTTCAAGTAGGTGGGTGCTTCATCTAAATAACACTCAATCACTTCACGAAACACGTCCGGACTGCCTTCAAAGATTTGTGCCAAGTCCGCTAACACTGTTTCATCGATCGCTGGGGGTGGCGGTGGGGCATCCGCTACTGGGGCAACGGTTGTCACCATCACGGTCGAGGCCGACTCCAGAGGCAATCCCTGGCGCACCGCCAGCTCAGGCAACAGATTCACCGCGCCCACCGTCGCGATCGGGGATAACGGGATATCCGGATTGGCGAGCGCGGCCCGATCGACTTGAATAGTGGCTTCGCGATCGGCCACCGGCAGATCATTTGGCACAATCAGCACCTCGGTCTCTTTCAGTGCTTGGACTAATGCCTCAAGTCGAATCGGCTTACTGATATAGTCATCCATTCCGGCATCCAGACAGCGCTGGCGATCGCCCTGCATCGCATTCGCCGTCATCGCCACGATCCGCGGTCGCTGCGCCGCCGTCCACCGCCGATGGATTTCGGCCGTCGCACTGAGGCCATCCATCTCCGGCATGTGCACATCCATAAACACCAAATCATAGACCTGGCGTTTGAGGGCCGCGAGCACTTCTAGCCCGTTGCCCGCGACATCCGCCCGGTAACCCATGCGTTTCAGCAGTTGCAGCGCGAGTTTTTGATTCGTCGTATTATCCTCAGCCAGCAAAATTCGCAGGGGATGCTGCGTCGCTAAATCACGTTCAATTTCAACCGTTGCTTTCTTGCGCGGTTGGACGGCAGGCGCGTCTTGATACAGACTTTGGTGCAACAGATGCAACAACTGGGATTGTTTCACCGGCTTATTCATACAAGCCTGGAAATGTTGCTTCAGGTCGAGGCTATCGATCGTATGCCGCCCCCAAGAAGTCAACATCACCAGGGGTAAGGCCGCGGAATGCGGTTGTTGATGAATCGCCTGGGCCAACACCACCCCGTCCATCTGCGGCATCTGCATATCAACAATACCGAGATCAAATTGCTGACCCGCCGCGAGCTGTTGCAACGCCTCCGCGCCAGAACTGGCAGCAGTCGGCAACATGCCCCATTGGCTAATCTGTTGATTTAAGATGCGCCGGTTCGTCGCATTGTCATCGACAATCAGCACGCGTTTGCCTTGGAGTGCCGCACTCAGGTGTTCAGTGGACGGCATCATTTGCACGGCGCGCGTCCGGAACGTGAAACAGAAACTCGTGCCTTCGCCCTCGGTACTCTCAACCCACATCTTGCCGCCCATGATTTCCACTAACTGTTTGCAAATCACCAAGCCCAGCCCTGTGCCGCCATACTTGCGCGTGGTCGAAGAATCAACTTGGCTAAATGGCTGAAATAACCGGCTCATGCGCTCTGCCGGGATACCAATACCAGTATCCCGGACAACGATTTGAAGCTGATGGGTGTCGGGTTCACGCGCATCCTCTGGTTCATTGTCATGCAAAGCCACAGCGGGATAAACGGGCTCCGCCGACACCGAAATTACCACTTCCCCCTGATGGGTAAACTTCACCGCATTACTGAGCAAATTCACCACAACTTGGCGTAACCGGGTCACATCCCCGACAATATCGGGCGGTACATCCGCTTGTAGTTGATAGGCCAGTTCTAGACCTTTTTCCGAGGCCTTCGCTGCCAATAAATCCAATGCATCTTCGATGCAATCACGCACATTAAACGGCTGTTGCTCCAGCTCTAATTTGCCGGATTCAATTTTGGAGAAGTCGAGAATATCGTTAATCAACGTCAGTAATGTTTCACCACTCGTACGGACCGTCTCAACAAAGTCCTGCTGCTCTTGATTCAGCGGCGTATCGAGCAATAACCCCGTCATCCCGATCACCGCATTCATCGGCGTGCGAATTTCGTGGCTCATGGTTGCGAGAAAATCACTTTTTGCTTCGGTGGCGGCCAGCGCCTCTTCATGGGCCGTGGCCAATTCTTGGGAAGCCTGCTGGCGCTCCAGTTCACCGCCGACCCACTGCGCCATCAATCGCAATAATTCCTTTTCCACCGCTTTAAATGGGGCATAGCGGGCATGCTGACTCACAAAGGAAATCGTGCCATAGATTTCACCCCGCACCAGGATCGGAAACCCTAGGTAGGTTTCAAGTTTTTGGTTAATGTGACTGCGCGAATACCGCCAGGCCGTCGTACTCGCAGACAAAATACACAGGGGCTGATTGGCATTCTGGGTTGCCTCACAGAACGATCCCACCATCGGAAACTGTATCCCTTGAAATTTTGCGGCCCCTTCTGGTTCTTGGGCATGTAGGACTTCAATCTGATCACCCTGTATTTTTGCGACCATCCCGATTTCCAGCTTGAACTGCTCACAGCCGAGTTTCAGTAAGGCCGCGATCGCCGCATCCGAACTGATATGCGGCGAAGATGTCACCTCATGCAATGCCCGGATGGCCGATTCACTTTCCCGCAACTCAATCTCCATGCGGCTGCGACTATCCAATTCCATTTGGATCGTTTCGTAGAGATTCGATTGCTTCACCGCAATCCCAACTTGGGTGGCCAACTGTTCTAGTAAATCCAATTCCAGTGGATGCCACGGCCGCGCCTGCTGACAATGATGTGCAATCAGTAACCCCCATAACTTATCGCCCTGCAAAATCGGTACGGATAATTGGGCAATCACCCCATACTGCGAGAGAAAATTGACATAGCAGGGATCTAAATCCGATGTATGGATATTGGCATATTCCTTGAGGTGTCCCTGCTGAAAATATTGCAAATCGGATTGCGTCAAGCAGCGATCAGTCACATCGGCGTTAACCAGTTCTTGCACCTTATCGTGGGTCGCTTCAACAGCGACAAACCCAAAGCCATCATCGGTCAGCTGATAGATTAATACCCGATCGTTTTTGAGGAACTGCCGAACTTCCTGCACCGTAGCTTGCAAAACTTCCTGGAGATTCAGCGATTGGCGAATTCGCAGGGTCATGGCGGCAATTACCCGATCGCGTTGGGTTTGCTGTCGCAATGCCAGTTCCGCTTGTTTCCGTGAGGTGATATCGGTAATCGAGCCTTCATAGTAAAGGAACTGACCCGACGCATCATGCACCGATCGAGCATTTTCCGAAATCCAAATCACCGTGCCGTCATAGCGGCGGACCTGGGATTCAAACCCCAAAACTTCTCCGCACTGCGACATCTGCTCCATAAAGGCTTCACGCCGCTCAGGATGGAAGTAGACTTGCGCCGCAATATTCCCAATATGCTGGGTTAACTGCTTCGGTGATTCATAGCCATAAATCCGGGCCAAGGCCGGGTTAACACTCAAGTAACGACCATCAAGCGTACTTTGATAAATGCCCTCGGTCGCATGTTCAAACATACTGCGATATTTTTCTTCGGCTTGGCGCAGGGCATCGCGGGCCTGTTTGCGCTCACTAATGTCCCGCGAAATAATCGCATACCCGCGTAATTCATCCGTTGGTGATCGCAAGGCCGTCACCACAGTATCTGACCAAAAACAGGTGCCATCTTTACGCACATACTGCATTTCGCCCTGATATTCACCAGTTTCAGCCGCAATTGCTAGAATTTGGGCCGCTAAGTACTGCTCTTCTGGCAGAAAAAACAGACTAATTGACTTGCCCGTAACATCTTCAGTAGTGTACTGCTTGAGCCGCTCCGCACCCACATTCCAACTCGCAACTTGCCCTGCTGCATCGAGTAAATAAATGCCGTGGTCTTTGACATTATCAATTAACAGTCGAAAGCGGGCTTCACTCTCCTGAAGCCGATCGGCCATATATTGCGTTTGCGCAATTTCCGCCTCAAGCTGGGTATTGGCAATCTTGAGGAAGTAGGAGCGCTCCTCCACCAACAGCTCGAGATCCTCGCGATGTTGTCGTCCCTCCCAATCGTCCTGGTAATCCGCCGTAATATCCCGCAGCAATAACACGGCCCCGAGACATTCCTGGGCCAAGCAATAAGGTGACCAACTGATTTCTAAGAGGAGTGATTGGTCATCGACTGTCCAAATATAAATCTCGCTCCCGCTATGTCCCGATTTGAGGGCGCGGTTGACGGGATGCAGACGATCGGGAACCGTTTCGCCATCTTGCATCAAGGGCAGAATGTGGAGCAGTGGACGACCATAAACTTGGGATTTTAAGCGCTGAATCAATTTCAGAAAAATCGGGTTGCACCATTGAATATCCCCAACCGCATTCGTCCATACAATCGAATTGAGGGGCGTCGGTAAATTTTGCTGGATATGTTCGAGGGAAACCGACGGGGATGCGTTATTCATGGCACGTTGTGAGGTCATCTTGGCGTTGATGAAAGAGGTCAGGCGGCATTTTTCCGCAGACAAGCATGATTTAGCCGGAATTCCGACGCATCATGGAGGCACATTGCCTGCGCGGTGGATCGCATGGATAGCGGATTTACCAAGTTGCAAGACTTTGCGATGAGAGAGACTCCCGAGTCCGATTGTAAAAAGTCCCACATTGACTTTGAGGTTGCCGTAGCGTCTAAGTTGATGTTTGACTTCTGGGGCAATGTATAAGTTGGCACGGCTTAATCCCAATTTCAGGTTGCCTGTAACGGCGGTCGATCCACCATGGGAGACAATGGCCGCGATTCGTTGTCCTGTAGGATGGAGCCATCCTTTATATCGTCGATCGTTTGTATGGTGCCGCTATTTCCGACTGAACCATTCATGGCCACAGTGCTGACGATCGCGGTTCTATCGCTGATGATTTGGCTGTATTTACTGAGCTTTCGAGGCCAGTTTTGGCGGGTCAAGCCGGTCTTATTTGACCGGGGTCAGTTCCCATTACCACCGCGTACAGCAGCTCTACCCAGCGTGGCGATCATTATCCCAGCCCGCAATGAGGCGGCGATTTTGCCCGAGTCTTTCCCCCCGTTGCTACAGCAGGATTATGCGGGGGATTATCGGATTTATTTGGTGGATGATCAGAGCGCCGATCACACCGGGGAAATCGCCCAGGAATTAGCCAGCGATTGTCCAGTTCCGGTGACTGTGATCGAGTCGCAACCGCTACCCGCTGGTTGGACGGGAAAACTTTGGGCGTTACATCAGGGCATCGCGGCTGCAACCGAAGAGGATGCGCCAGATTATTTGTTGCTGACAGATGCCGATATTGGGCATCATCCCGCGAGTTTGACGCGGTTAATCAACAAAGCGGTGGCGGAGCAGCGAGATTTAGTTTCATTGATGGTGAAGCTGCGGTGTACCAGTGGCTGGGAAAAGCTCCTCATTCCAGCATTTGTATTTTTCTTTGCCCAGCTCTATCCGTTTACTTGGGTGAATCAACCGGATAAGGCGACGGCGGCAGCGGCGGGGGGCTGTAGTCTGGTGCGACGATCGGCCCTGGAAGAAATCGGCGGAATTGCCGCATTGAAGGATGCACTGATCGATGACTGCACCTTGGCTTATAAGATTAAGCACCGCGATGCCAAAGGCAACGATCGCTTTCACAATATTTGGCTGGGCGTAACCCAGGAAATTCACAGCCTGCGGCCCTACGAAAACCTCGATAGTATTTGGCAGATGGTGGCCCGCACTGCCTATACACAGTTGAACTATTCCCCCCTGCTGCTAGTGGGGACTCTAATTGGGATGTGCCTGGTCTATTTAGCCGCACCGATCGGGATCGTGCTCGGCGTCGTGTTACACCAACCCATTATATTCGGCGTTGCCCTTAGCACTTACGCACTGATGTCAATTTCCTATATACCGATTAATCAGTTTTACAAAACTGCCTGGTTTTATCCATTGTGTTTACCATTCATTGGCTTGTTGTATAGCCTGATGACGGTTGATTCAGCCCGGCAGCATTGGCAAGGCAAAGGCGGCAACTGGAAAGGCCGGACTTATGAGGCACAAATGGGGGGAGATGCAAGCGGATGAATCTTTGTCATGCGATTGAGGAATTGCGGGATTGTGGCGAGGTGCGTTGTGGGATTGTCGAAGCGACGGGTATGACGATCTCCCGTCTCGCAGAACAGTTTGACTTAAAACCCGATGCGTCGATTTATCGCGAAATTAGTCATGCACAGGCCCACAAGTTAGTCGAGAAAATTCTCTACCGAGATTTAGCCTACGGTGTCAAAATCATATCGTTGGGCCAAGCGCAATCGTTGACGGAACAGTTTCTCCAGGGTTTTGATATTGAGGCAAGCCAGTATTACACCAATGGTGATTTTTATCTTGATGGGACTTCCCACGGTTGGACATCAGCAACGGCGTGGGATGCCACCTTTGACACCGGAATTTTGATTCTGAGTGCGGGTAAGGCGGGTTGTCTTTGGGTCGCGGATGAAGACTAATTGATCACGACAACAGTAACTGGCGTATCGCTTAATTCCTAACTATTTCGTCGCCGAGCGGCAACTGCGCCAAGGTGATCCAGGCTGGCGCCATTGGAATCACCATTATGCAGAGTAGTTGACTTCTATGCATTTGGGCAGCACAGATTTGAGGTGAGGTTTACACCCGCCGCTTGCCGATGATTGCTGGCCAGGAAATTCTCGATTGTCGTCTCTACAGTCATATTCGGCATCCCAGCGATCTGGGCACATTTTTGATGGAAAGCGGCGCGGGTTCCGCTGCATTGAACTGGGCCATTCCGCTGATGCTGTTTTGCATTGGCTTGATCGCCCGCTACTATCGCATCCACACCAAAAAGATCGCGCTCCAGGCATAGATTTGTGCAGCCGACGCATGCTATGCGCAACTCAACTGTGCCTGGAGACGATTCCCTCTGATTTATTACTCCAGTTTGTCGCTGAATTCACTGATCAACAGTGACAACGATCTACCGCAGTTTGATGATGCGCGACTTCGAGGGCACGCCTTGATCATTCACCAGAAACAACATGTAATGTCCTGGGGGGGTAACATTCCGGCCTTTGGGGAAGCGAATACGTAACTGCTTGCCCTGCTGCGTAAACGGTAGACGCCGCATCCGCTCATCCATATTGAAACTGTGGGTGACCGAGCCAGTACGGATTAAGGTGACTCGCGAAATTTTCTGCGCATTACTGAAATTCACGTTCACCGTTTGGCCATAACGCGCCCCGGCGATCGGGGTGACAATCTTCGGCCGCGCCGCACGTTTGCCCGAACCATCAGGTTTGAATAGATAGGGCGGCGAATAAATTTCCGCATTCTGGTTCACGACAGGGCCAGGAGGGCCACCGCCACCGATTAAAACCCGCCCATCCGGCAGGAGTAAAGCCGTTGAGTGATATAGCCGCGACTTTTGGGCCGTGGCTCCGGGCGTCCATTGGCCTGTATTGGGATTCCACATCTC
This genomic window contains:
- a CDS encoding response regulator, translating into MNNASPSVSLEHIQQNLPTPLNSIVWTNAVGDIQWCNPIFLKLIQRLKSQVYGRPLLHILPLMQDGETVPDRLHPVNRALKSGHSGSEIYIWTVDDQSLLLEISWSPYCLAQECLGAVLLLRDITADYQDDWEGRQHREDLELLVEERSYFLKIANTQLEAEIAQTQYMADRLQESEARFRLLIDNVKDHGIYLLDAAGQVASWNVGAERLKQYTTEDVTGKSISLFFLPEEQYLAAQILAIAAETGEYQGEMQYVRKDGTCFWSDTVVTALRSPTDELRGYAIISRDISERKQARDALRQAEEKYRSMFEHATEGIYQSTLDGRYLSVNPALARIYGYESPKQLTQHIGNIAAQVYFHPERREAFMEQMSQCGEVLGFESQVRRYDGTVIWISENARSVHDASGQFLYYEGSITDITSRKQAELALRQQTQRDRVIAAMTLRIRQSLNLQEVLQATVQEVRQFLKNDRVLIYQLTDDGFGFVAVEATHDKVQELVNADVTDRCLTQSDLQYFQQGHLKEYANIHTSDLDPCYVNFLSQYGVIAQLSVPILQGDKLWGLLIAHHCQQARPWHPLELDLLEQLATQVGIAVKQSNLYETIQMELDSRSRMEIELRESESAIRALHEVTSSPHISSDAAIAALLKLGCEQFKLEIGMVAKIQGDQIEVLHAQEPEGAAKFQGIQFPMVGSFCEATQNANQPLCILSASTTAWRYSRSHINQKLETYLGFPILVRGEIYGTISFVSQHARYAPFKAVEKELLRLMAQWVGGELERQQASQELATAHEEALAATEAKSDFLATMSHEIRTPMNAVIGMTGLLLDTPLNQEQQDFVETVRTSGETLLTLINDILDFSKIESGKLELEQQPFNVRDCIEDALDLLAAKASEKGLELAYQLQADVPPDIVGDVTRLRQVVVNLLSNAVKFTHQGEVVISVSAEPVYPAVALHDNEPEDAREPDTHQLQIVVRDTGIGIPAERMSRLFQPFSQVDSSTTRKYGGTGLGLVICKQLVEIMGGKMWVESTEGEGTSFCFTFRTRAVQMMPSTEHLSAALQGKRVLIVDDNATNRRILNQQISQWGMLPTAASSGAEALQQLAAGQQFDLGIVDMQMPQMDGVVLAQAIHQQPHSAALPLVMLTSWGRHTIDSLDLKQHFQACMNKPVKQSQLLHLLHQSLYQDAPAVQPRKKATVEIERDLATQHPLRILLAEDNTTNQKLALQLLKRMGYRADVAGNGLEVLAALKRQVYDLVFMDVHMPEMDGLSATAEIHRRWTAAQRPRIVAMTANAMQGDRQRCLDAGMDDYISKPIRLEALVQALKETEVLIVPNDLPVADREATIQVDRAALANPDIPLSPIATVGAVNLLPELAVRQGLPLESASTVMVTTVAPVADAPPPPPAIDETVLADLAQIFEGSPDVFREVIECYLDEAPTYLKSIQQGQIEGNAEMLHCAAHTLKSISASMGAIPVSDLCRELENLGTLGNLAPVPPLVEQLEVACAAAAEALTEKLQSVAALVS
- a CDS encoding glycosyltransferase, yielding MGDNGRDSLSCRMEPSFISSIVCMVPLFPTEPFMATVLTIAVLSLMIWLYLLSFRGQFWRVKPVLFDRGQFPLPPRTAALPSVAIIIPARNEAAILPESFPPLLQQDYAGDYRIYLVDDQSADHTGEIAQELASDCPVPVTVIESQPLPAGWTGKLWALHQGIAAATEEDAPDYLLLTDADIGHHPASLTRLINKAVAEQRDLVSLMVKLRCTSGWEKLLIPAFVFFFAQLYPFTWVNQPDKATAAAAGGCSLVRRSALEEIGGIAALKDALIDDCTLAYKIKHRDAKGNDRFHNIWLGVTQEIHSLRPYENLDSIWQMVARTAYTQLNYSPLLLVGTLIGMCLVYLAAPIGIVLGVVLHQPIIFGVALSTYALMSISYIPINQFYKTAWFYPLCLPFIGLLYSLMTVDSARQHWQGKGGNWKGRTYEAQMGGDASG